A section of the Ciona intestinalis chromosome 4, KH, whole genome shotgun sequence genome encodes:
- the LOC100180296 gene encoding LOW QUALITY PROTEIN: uncharacterized protein LOC100180296 (The sequence of the model RefSeq protein was modified relative to this genomic sequence to represent the inferred CDS: inserted 1 base in 1 codon), whose product MDYIRCILLLTLYNLCYGHVRLTYPPARQYELDFLDNARTRGPCGFPPNPNERRTTFVEGSEINVTWHLAYSHRGGIQVQVIRDRPGLRFRVLADLTGRRFAFNNDSTLQSVTVSLPRGLVCDSCTLRLLRQASEWSSSYMFWSCSDITIIPRQPNLCFDGKCLNQGWCNTTSGNCNCPRLYTGNRCQYKDECWSDRDCSNNGQCIDTRSTTYPKLVCYCNPGWLGTQCNKESQLPEVPELSNNNGYTMFNLSPGNVRLYLKYLQDSAEVEIAVEARTHSWVGIGWRPLNQVGCRLIPALRNDQARFEEIVTVRKSTASAHIDPEKQIEDALVSTMSTNCGTGLVERPSGEPDPTSEPEPSGEPEPTSEPEPTSEPEPTSEPKPSVEPEPYGEPEPSSEPEPSGESEPTSEPEPPVEPEPTSEQEPHVEPEPSSEPEPSSEPEPSSEPEPPGEPEPSVEPEPSGGPEPSGEPEPSVEPEPFGEPEPSGEPEPSVEPEPSVEPEPFGEPEPSGEPEPSVEPEPSDEPXPDGEPEPSVEPSGEPEPTSEPEPSGEPEPSGEPEPSVEPEPSGGPEPSVEPEPSGGPEPSGEPEPSSEPEPSGEPEPSGFGGSSQTLRLHPMDCTDIIIGSVKGNLLRVEDSYTRDRSTPRRDKVYGGRDDIIAAAGSQVDGWTTVIVRKKAVATHFTDHSILFEPMHFIWAKGQEVGQYVHTPASGIEACTATDYRFYRHDELKYHGTSITQRGFATINLNSLNQPLATAPTTTPPVQCSTKSGVLKMPLNCHCGKAFNCLYHISWSLTNDVITFTLKSRTQGWLGIGISDDRFMPNTDVYVGWIDANGNTVVQDRWANGRFEPAIDEEQNIVNVSGNYSNGVTTIQFSRLRDTLDVGSDLSFTDTECRHILFASGTVLGDQIMYHQFRYQVTTSKLCIRECMSTTTTTQTTTMETTTAGTTTRTETNIGTEPVIHRHGLVGNSTTRMVTFTGGFRVINYSYEPTYMVPGSSQHTRLKEQFEHDINATYYATRLVKERFLKVLNITVMKLTRGVRNKLFVEYTAQTVISSRFKSLGQLQTELVYTFKEAVLVNRGLFGGNGHQLDPQSIKAIVFRTWEELRDYPDLASLDVSLLSDDSSMTSQSIDIAIGAGLGGGLVWFVAYLLYRKFM is encoded by the exons ATGGATTATATTCGCTGTATCTTGTTGCTTACATTATATAACCTGTGTTATGGCCACGTAAGACTAACGTACCCACCGGCAAGGCAATATGAATTGGATTTTCTGGACAACGCAAGAACAAGAGGCCCATGCGGGTTCCCACCCAATCCTAACG AAAGACGAACTACGTTTGTGGAAGGCTCGGAAATAAACGTGACGTGGCACTTAGCGTATTCACATCGG GGCGGTATACAAGTACAAGTCATACGAGATAGACCAGGGTTAAGATTTCGAGTCCTGGCAGACCTTACAGGAAGAAGATTCGCTTTTAACAACGATTCAAC ACTTCAATCTGTGACCGTCTCGCTTCCACGCGGACTTGTGTGCGACTCCTGCACGCTTAGATTACTAAGACAAGCCTCTGAATGGAGTTCTAGTTACATGTTTTGGAGTTGTTCGGATATTACTATTATACCAAGGCAACCAAATCTTTGCTTTGATGGGAAATGTTTAAACCAAGGATGGTGCAACACGACATCTGGGAACTGCAACTGCCCACGCCTATACACGGGCAATAGATGCCAATACAAAG ACGAATGCTGGTCGGACCGCGACTGCAGCAACAACGGGCAATGTATCGACACAAGAAGCACAACATACCCTAAGCTCGTGTGCTACTGTAACCCAGGATGGCTGGGAACACAATGCAATAAAG AATCACAGCTCCCAGAAGTGCCAGAACTTTCCAATAACAACGGGTATACCATGTTCAATTTAAGTCCAGGGAACGTTAGACTGTATTTGAAATATCTACAAGATTCGGCTGAAGTAGAAATAGCCGTCGAGGCAAGAACACACAGCTGGGTTGGAATTGGTTGGAGACCTCTTAACCAAGTAGGCTGTCGTTTAATACCAGCGCTGAGGAACGACCAAGCTCGGTTTGAAGAAATTGTAACTGTGAGGAAATCTACTGCT AGTGCGCACATAGACCCTGAAAAACAGATTGAAGACGCGTTGGTATCCACGATGTCAACAAACTGTGGTACTGGTTTAGTAGAACGACCATCTGGCGAACCAGATCCAACAAGTGAACCAGAACCATCTGGCGAACCAGAACCAACAAGCGAACCAGAACCAACAAGTGAACCAGAACCAACGAGTGAACCAAAACCATCTGTAGAACCAGAGCCATATGGTGAACCAGAACCATCTAGTGAACCAGAACCATCTGGCGAATCAGAACCAACAAGTGAACCAGAACCACCTGTAGAACCAGAACCAACAAGTGAACAGGAACCACATGTAGAACCAGAACCATCTAGTGAACCGGAACCATCTAGTGAACCGGAACCATCTAGTGAACCAGAACCACCTGGTGAACCAGAACCATCAGTAGAACCAGAACCATCTGGTGGACCAGAACCATCTGGTGAACCAGAACCATCAGTAGAACCAGAACCATTTGGTGAACCAGAACCATCTGGTGAACCAGAACCATCTGTTGAACCAGAACCATCAGTAGAACCAGAACCATTTGGTGAACCAGAACCATCTGGTGAACCAGAACCATCTGTTGAACCAGAACCATCTGATGAAC GACCAGATGGAGAACCAGAACCATCAGTAGAACCATCTGGTGAACCAGAACCAACAAGTGAACCAGAACCATCTGGTGAACCAGAACCATCTGGTGAACCAGAACCATCTGTTGAACCAGAACCATCTGGTGGACCAGAACCATCTGTTGAACCAGAACCATCTGGTGGACCAGAACCATCTGGTGAACCAGAACCATCTAGTGAACCGGAACCATCTGGTGAACCAGAACCATCCGGGTTTGGTGGAAGTTCTCAAACACTAAGATTACACCCAATGGATTGTACAGACATCATTATAGGGTCTGTTAAAG GAAACTTACTGAGAGTTGAGGACTCTTATACAAGAGATAGATCTACACCAAGAAGGGATAAGGTTTATGGTGGGCGTGATGATATTATAGCTGCTGCTGGATCACAAGTGGATGGATGGACAACTGTCATTGTGAGGAAGAAAGCTGTGG cCACTCATTTTACCGATCACTCTATTCTGTTTGAGCCGATGCATTTTATTTGGGCCAAAGGCCAGGAGGTCGGCCAATATGTCCACACACCCGCATCAGGGATTGAAGCTTGCACAGCTACAGATTACAG GTTCTACCGCCATGATGAACTTAAATACCATGGCACATCCATCACACAGCGAGGTTTTGCAACAATTAATCTCAATA GTTTAAACCAACCTCTGGCCACAGCACCTACAACTACACCACCAGTACAATGTTCAACTAAATCTGGTGTGTTAAAAATGCCATTGAACTGCCACTGTGGGAAAGCTTTCAATTGTTTGTATCATATATCTTGGTCACTTACGAATGATGTCATCACATTTACATTAAag TCTAGGACACAAGGATGGCTTGGGATTGGCATCAGTGATGACCGTTTCATGCCAAACACTGATGTATATGTTGGCTGGATTGATGCAAATGGAAACACTGTAGTACAAGACAG ATGGGCAAATGGAAGATTTGAGCCAGCCATCGATgaagaacaaaatattgttaatgtCAGTGGAAATTACTCCAACGGAGTTACCACAATACAG TTCTCACGATTGCGCGATACTTTGGATGTTGGCAGCGACTTATCCTTTACTGACACCGAGTGTCGACACATTTTATTCGCATCAGGAACAGTTCTGGGAGATCAGATAATGTATCATCAATTTAGATACCAAGTAACTACGTCTAAG CTCTGTATACGTGAGTGCATGTCTACAACTACAACAACTCAAACGACTACAATGGAAACAACCACAGCAGGCACAACCACAAGAACAGAAACAAACATTG GAACTGAGCCTGTAATACACAGACATGGTTTGGTGGGAAACAGCACAACACGTATGGTCACATTCACAGGGGGATTTAGAGTTATCAATTACTCATATGAACCAACATACATGGTCCCTGGATCATCGCAGCATACAAGACTGAAAGAACAATTTGAACATGAT ATCAATGCAACATATTATGCAACAAGGCTTGTCAAAGAAAGATTTCTCAAAGTTTTGAACATTACTGTCATGAAATTAACAAGGGGTGTAAGAAATAAGTTGTTCGTAGAGTACACGGCTCAAACTGTCATATCTTCAAGGTTTAAAAGTCTTGGTCAACTGCAG ACAGAGTTGGTTTATACATTCAAAGAAGCAGTGTTGGTCAACAGAGGTTTGTTTGGTGGAAATGGCCACCAATTAGATCCACAATCAATAAAAGCAATAG tGTTCAGAACCTGGGAGGAGCTAAGAGACTACCCAGACCTAGCATCACTAGATGTCTCCCTACTTAGCGATGATtcatctatgacatcacaaagcaTTGACATCGCAATTGGCGCAGGATTGGGAGGGGGGTTGGTGTGGTTTGTTGCTTACCTGTTGTACAGAAAGTTTATGtga
- the LOC100175669 gene encoding adiponectin receptor protein 1-like, with the protein MYEDQSVNLRAVNRCDDEDNIRVRNNSTLLSSSCPQLNIINNGSDSDDKEEEALFPEGQLLNVNQSAHSALGYIDNPVLAAKEISHHAKETLHNAIDKVDRFAHKVWDGRWRVVSFFQLQEWQQDNEFLHHWHRPQMPCFKACFGSIFRLHTETGNIWTHLIGFVLFIGICIYFLCLPATQFISEWQEKVVFFLFFLGAVLCLCFSTLFHTMGCHSERVFRIFGKLDYSGIALMIMGSFVPWIYYSFYCDIEPKVIYMSCVCVLGVLCIVISQWEKFSTAKYRSVRAVLFAALGLSGIVPAVHTMVRQGFLRSVTVGQLGWLILMAVLYLTGAFLYAKRIPERYFPGKCDLWFQSHQIFHILVVLAAVVHFHGISNLQQFRFLDGGQCMANV; encoded by the exons atgTACGAAGACCAATCGGTTAATTTGCGTGCTGTCAACCGATGTGATGATGAAGATAATATCAGAGTTAGGAATAATTCAACACTTCTATCGTCCTCATGCCCACAACTCAAT ataattaacaatggttcAGATAGCGATGATAAGGAAGAGGAAGCCTTGTTTCCTGAAG GTCAATTACTAAATGTAAACCAGTCAGCACACAGTGCATTGGGATATATAGATAACCCTGTACTTGCTGCAAAGGAGATTAGCCACCATGCTAAAGAAACTCTGCATAATGCTATTGACAAAGTAGATCGCTTCGCCCACAAAGTGTGGGATGGCCG TTGGAGAGTAGTATCATTTTTCCAGCTTCAGGAATGGCAGCAAGATAATGAGTTTCTCCACCATTGGCATAGGCCACAAATGCCGTGCTTTAAAGCTTGTTTTGGCTCAATATTTCGACTCCACACAGAAACAGGAAACATTTGGACTCATTTAATAG GTTTCGTTTTATTCATTGGGATATGCATATACTTTCTATGCCTCCCTGCAACACAATTCATTAGCGAATGGCAggaaaaagttgtttttttcctgtttttccTCGGAGCCGTCCtctgtttatgtttttctaCACTTTTCCACACAATGGGTTGTCATTCTGAAAGGGTTTTTAGAATTTTTGGAAA GTTAGATTATTCTGGAATAGCTCTTATGATAATGGGCTCCTTTGTTCCTTGGATCTACTATTCATTCTATTGCGACATAGAACCCaag GTGATTTACATGTCATGTGTTTGTGTTCTTGGTGTCTTGTGCATTGTGATATCTCAATGGGAAAAGTTCAGTACAGCAAAATATAGAAGTGTTCGTGCAG TGTTGTTTGCTGCACTTGGTTTAAGTGGGATTGTACCAGCTGTACATACAATGGTTCGACAAGGATTCCTTAGATCCGTTACAGTTGGCCAACTTGGATGGCTCATTCTCATGGCTGTCCTTTATCTAACAG gaGCATTTCTTTATGCAAAAAGAATACCGGAGAGATATTTCCCAGGAAAATGTGATCTATGG tttcagAGCCACCAAATATTCCATATCCTTGTAGTGTTGGCAGCTGTGGTTCACTTCCATGGGATTTCAAATCTTCAGCAATTTCGCTTTTTAGATGGCGGGCAATGCATGgctaatgtttaa
- the LOC100182640 gene encoding uncharacterized protein LOC100182640, with the protein MTYTMKLKQNVTCFGKRSDFSWTSSGNTKQKEKEFTVAKWKSEPISSNQRRTLRNEATLTIPDVVATGLKYCNIIDVTYTLQVYVFICLCGATMNLQPMTVTIGSKMSDETEQTQIQAQPTAPQYEFSAYLPPTTSVPASQPSDIVGVSLGPGKVNYEPPPPSYGEAMAKDTYNPSAPPAPTQYYDWSQSAFTYN; encoded by the exons ATGACATACACCAtgaaactgaaacaaaatgtgACATGTTTTGGAAAGCGTTCTGACTTCAGTTGGACTTCATCCGGAAACACAAAACAGAAAGAAAAGGAATTTACTGTCGCTAAATGGAAAAGCGAACCTATATCATCAAACCAGAGAAGAACTTTGCGAAATGAAGCAACTTTAACCATCCCTGATGTTGTTGCAACAGGATTAAAGTATTGCAACATCATAGATGTTACATATACTCTGcaggtttatgtttttatct GTCTATGTGGTGCGACTATGAATCTACAACCGATGACAGTTACCATTGGTAGCAAGATGTctgatgaaacagaacaaacacaaatacaaGCACAACCAACTGCACCTCAATATGAAT TTTCAGCATACCTACCTCCCACTACTTCAGTTCCAGCATCCCAACCCAGTGATATTGTTGGTGTTTCACTAGGACCTGGAAAGGTAAACTATGAGCCCCCTCCACCTAGTTATGGGGAGGCAATGGCAAAAGATACATACAACCCAAGTGCGCCCCCTGCACCCACGCAGTACTACGACTGGTCTCAATCCGCATTTACTTATAACTAA